tggatagagttgacctgggacactgaagacccaggtttaaaacactaacatcggcctgaccaggcagtggtgaagtggacagagggatgcagaagacccaggttcagaaccccaaggttgctggcttgatcacgggctcatatggtttgagcaaggctcaccagtttgagaaaggaagggggtcacttgatctgcccCCCTCCCAGGCAAGATACATgagagaaagcaattgatgaacaactaatgggccagaacaaagaattgatgcctctcatctctctcccttcctgtttgtctgtccctatctgtctgtctctctgtctctgtcacaaaagaaaaaaaaaaccattggtGCCTAAATTGGGGGCACAGCAGTTTGACAAATACAGGGTTCATGGGCTTAAGAGTAgggttatagcctgacctgtggtggcgcagtgggtaaagcgtcgacctggaaatgctgaggtcgccagttcaaaaccctgggcctgcctggtcaaggcacatatgggagttgatgtttccagctcctcctccctctctctctctctgtctctcctctctctctctgtctctccctctcctctttaaaatgaataaataaaaaaaataaaaaaaataaaaaaaaaagagtggggttatagacatgatcccatggttgctgtcttaaacctcaaggttgctgacttgagcacagagtcCCTGGACAGGTTGGAGCcctcttgtcaaggcacatataaaaattattctagGAACAACTGAACTGACTCAAATATAAGTTAAGATATAAGTTACGTCTTGTCATCTCTTTAACCCTTGCTGTCTGTCGCtgttggtaaaaaaaataaataaaacaaggtagagtgtcatcttaaaaaaaatcaacaccaagaaTGTGAATAGCTTTCCCACTCCACCATCGTGGTGCATATGGTTGTTTCTTCCTCGCCATGTCTTCTCACAAGACTTTCAGCATTGAGAGGTTCCTagccaaaaaacaaaatcagaactgGCCCATTCACCAATGGATTCGGATAAAAACTGGTAATAAAATCAGGTACaactcgccctggctggttggctcaatggtagagcgtcagcctggcgtgcaggagtcccgggttcaattcccggccagggcacacaggagaagcgcccatctgcttctccacccctccccctctccttcctctctgtctctctctttccctcccgcagccaaggctccactggagcaaggttggcccgggcatggaggatggctccatggcctctgcctcaggcgctagaatggctctggttgcaatagagcaacggcccagatgggcagagcatcgctccctggtgggcgtgccgggtggatcccagtcaggcgcatgcaggtgtctgtctgactgcctccctgtttccaacttcagaaaaatacaaaaaaaaaaaaaaaaaaaatcaggtacaACTCTAAGAGGAGACATTGGAGGAGAACCAAAGTTGGTCAATAAGGAACCACACATGAGATGGCTCACATTGATGCTGTATTCATGTTGCCTGCATCTCATAAACCACTGGAAAGAGCACTGCTGTCGGGAAAGTTGGATGTTTTAACTGGGAAAttgttgggaaaatgagttttGTCTATGATAAAATTTTTTGCAATAGGATCTGGTTCAGTAATAAATGTGAGACCTTTTAAActgctaaaaaaaagaatgtgaataaaaatgtgaaatgggcaaaaaaagaatgaaatctttacATTTGCAGAAGTATGGACATAGAAAATAttgtgctaagggaaataagtcaggcagaaaatCACATGTACCATATGATgtcaattatatgtggaatctaaagaacaatataaatgaagaaacaaccagaaacagacccacaggTACAGTGAACAAAGTGATGGTTACAAGAAGGCAGGGGAGGTTGAAAGACTGGGTCAAAAGATGAAGGGGCTTGACCTGtagcagcgcagtggataaaacattgacctgaaacactgaggtcaccggtttgaaaccctgggcttcctggtcagggtacatatggaaattgatgcatCCTACGCctgcccccccttttctctctctctctctctccctttctaaactgaataataaaaaaacagatgAAACAGTCTAAGTGggaggtgatgcagtggatagtgtaggactggaacgcagaggatccaggctcAAAGTCCCGAGGTTGCAGGATTGAGCAGaaaatcatagacataaccccattgttgctggcttgagcaaggggtcattcgctctgctgtaccccctggtcaagatacacatgagaaagcaatcaagaaaaaacaaaggtGCCATAGAAACAAATTGAGCCTGAACAGGTTGTGGcgtagtggatggagcgtcatactaagacatggaggacccagcctcgagaccccaaggtcaccagctagagcgtgggctcatctggtttgagcaaggctcaccaggttgaacccaaggtcgctggggtCGCTCGGTCTCCTGTAACCCCTGGGCCCtccctcccctgtcaaggcacatatgagaaagcagtcaatgagcagttagggtgccacaacaaagaattgatgcttctcatctctctcttcctgtctgtctgtccctatctgcccctctgtctgtcacacaaaaaaacccacaaaaaaacccaaaaatgaaGATGCTTATCTCACTCCTTtactgtctatctatccctctgtctcacacacacacacacacacacacacacacacacacacacacacacaagcaattGAGGAGAACATTGAAAAGAAGTAGGCTGTAATCcacttcacacacacatatggccttcatttctaaataaagaaacaaaggtTAAAGCTGGGGTTGCCAGTGCACTAGGGAAGGGGAAAGCATAGGTCAGTCTCCTTTGAAAACTGGTGGATTGATATAAACCCCTGACTAGGCCAGACCTGGAAAGAACTCCAGCCAGACCACCGTAACCCAAGTGAGAGGCTAAACCCCTACCTGGGTCAATGGATGGGCACTAGGAAGGCCTAACTGAAAACTCACGTTTAGTACATTCCaaatggaaaatttatttaatatgcctGATGCAAGTATGCCAAGACAAATCAAAGCCATATCGGTGACAGGGAGGGTTCGAATCAGGTTTTTATACTTTAGTCAGGGGTCTTGCAAATTACCACTGATGTCATGACTCTATAGAAACAAGGTAGTAGTTTTTCATATGTGGATTACAGTGCTGCCAAAGCttctccaaattgtttatctCCCAACTCAACTCTCTAAAGGAGTTCTGGGCAAGTTCAAAAGGTCCCGGGGTGACGAGGCTGGCCAACGCTTCAAACAAGCCAATGCAGGCTGGCTGACCTATCAGAAAATAGTGCCTCTGGACCcctggctaggcttttacaaactaTTGTGCTATAAACGCCCATAATTTTCAGGTCCCTTTTCAAAGTAAGCTTCCCGGACATTTCTgtaaagataaactttttgctacactTCAAAATGAAGGCCAGGAAGCTATTAAGTGACAGAATAGCAAGACAATGAACAACAACCTCACAGTAGGGGATgagaattttaaactttatttattcattttagagagcagagagagaaagagagagagaagggaggagcaggaagtatcaactcccatatgtgccttgaccaggcaagcccagggttttaaaccagcaacctcagcattccaggtcgaagctttatccactgcgccaccacaggtcaggcggatgagaattttaattttaaaggaggGCTCTGGATATCAAGGTGCCCTGTACAGGACCCTTACAAAAACCATTCAAAAGTTGTAAAATATGGAGAGAACTTTTAAGCATTCCAGATTAAATACaaactatgataaaaaaaaaaaacatgctgagaaagcaaattaaaaaacacattgcTTTTCCCTGAAGTACACTTAAGGAACAAAGCCGCTTCTTAAATATGAAGTGAGCTATAATGCTGTATCCCTCTTTTACTACAGAAGAAAAATCATGCATACTGTATCAGCACTTGTCAATCCAAAGCCACAAATATGACCAAGATCTCATCAAAAAGGGAAAACAGGAAATGACAGTGTAAGGCCTGTGGCCTCCACCATCTTGTTCACGCAAGTTCCCACTGTATTCCGCAGACGGTGAAGCATCAGTGGAGCTAAAagttggtgggccattccgtttactAAAGGCTCGTTCCGGCAGACGAGCACACACACAAggaccctctcttccctctcattcagtggctcccaaagccctgacacattctccagtttctcctggaatcaaaggcccccaccacatacctcagcactctctctctccctcaggaTTCCTCCTCAACAGCCTATACTCCATAGCATACCTTCTGCCCTTCCTTAAAAGACAGGGGCAACAACACCCTTCTTCAGTAAGCATTAGCCTtacaacggcccctcccaagaTGGAAGGTAATCCACAATGTGCAATCTACTGCTCTGAGGGCCAGCACCCACAGAGATACCCAGCGCCATTGCAACACttaggcaaaatataagtgagcaaaccaaACACCtattttaaacttatttgcccaacagacaCAGTCCTGGACAGCTCTCAACAGCACAAGAGAACTGCAGAATGACAGTGATGACAAAAGCAAATAACAATGGACACTTTCCTACCTGTTGGGCAATAACCTTAGGTCACCTATGACAGTAAATTATGGAAGAACTCTGAGATACATAAAGACATGAAATTACTGTggacaattaaaaaatacagactggaatacttttttcttcttttccaagttagaggaggagagatagacaaacTCATGCATGCACCCCAATGAGATCCAGGTGAAAACCGCATCTGGGGCTGTTTTATTCATCTGGGATGATGGtcacagctgagctatttttagcgcttgaggcaCAGACACCACAGAACTACCCTCAGAGCCCAGGGATAATATActagaaccaatagagccatggcttcaggaaagagagggagagagagaaaggggaatagAAAGAAgcggggggagggtggagaagcagatagtcatttccCCGTATTCCCTGagtggaatctaacccaggacatccacatgctgtgccGACACTTTTCCACTGAGCCAAAGAGCCAGGGCCCAGACCTGAGAGTTGTAAAGATAATTCATACTAAGCAAAAGAACATTTTGAATTAAAGCAGAGAATTAGATCTTAACACTTTCAGGAGATGCTTTGTGTTGTAACAAACTCAGAGTCTACACTCTGTAGGGTCTTGTGGGAAACCTCCATAGGATTAGAAATGATGTATCTACTTgacaggaggtggtgcagtggatagagcattggactgggacacggaggccccaggttcaaaaccccaaggtcactagttgaacgtgggctcaccagcttgagcacagaattgctggcttgagcatggggtcacagacacgacaccatggtcgctggcttgagcccaaaggtcactggcttgagcatggcattaCTCACTTGGGTGTAGCCTCCCATGAAGGCACATAAAGCAATTCATGGACaataagatgccgcaacgaagaaatgatgcttctcatctctctcttcctgtctgtctgtccctatctgtcccactctatgtctctgtctctgtcaaaaaaaaagaaaatatacatctGAAAACGTGACATCTGTCCTGATGATTCCTAAAATTTCTGCACCCAACTTGAGGATCTCAACCACTTTTGTCAAAAACTCCATATTAGAAAAAAGAGCTTATCATGTAATTCCTCAGGTATGTGCACATGTATTTCGTGGTCCCCAAAGCTATGGAAGAGGAGTCATCATGGCAGCTCAGTCCAAGGGGAAAACTTGGCCCCCACTGCTGATGTGATGACAGAGGTCACTGGAACAAAAGCAGAGTCCTGCGAGGATGCAGGAGCACGGGATGTGTTGGAGACAAGCTGTCCCTCTCTGACAGCAACCAGAATAAACCTGGGCCTCTCACAGCCCTttccactgcagcagcttcccaaccacACTGTAAAGTCTGGCCTTCGCCAGGACCTTTAGGTCTCTTGCCGGTCTCACCTGCTTCCTCATCCCACCTACCTGGGTGAAAGGATACTGTCATTTTCCTTCCCAGCTCCAATTCCTAAGTCATTTTGTGCCCAGGTGAGAAGACATAGTACAATATTACGTTCTAGAAAATAACTTCCCACCCCTCTTTTTTTAGCTGATTAAATTGAAGAGGGTGATATTGGTCACTACAGTACagagattttgggcaaacatctccacatcatttgaacagtcaattacgttgtatacccatcatccaaactCAAATCAACCTCCATCCACTTATATATTTGTCCTACTTTATGTCCTTACCCTTCCCCACCTTCCTATCAATCTTTCTCATTCCCCCTTCACCCTCCTCgtagtaaccactgcactcctatTTCTGTCcatgagtattaattttgtatcccacctctgtataaaatcataaagttcttagctttttctgatttacttattttactcagtataatgttatcaaggtctgtccatgttgttgtaaatgataaatAACTTTCCAAAATAGTTTTCTGATAGCATCTTAATCATCATAGACAACAGGTAAGTTTTCATACACTGAGTTCTAATTAATGTGCATCATGAAGCCTTTGTTTCTACACCAACAAATCCACATATTTGTTCCTGAGGGCAGGACTCTCAAATATACCCTGCAAGGCAGAAGCTCCCACGTGATGTTCCCCCTAATAAAGGTATCAAAACACAGCAGGTACAGAATAAGCTCTGGAAGGAAGTCAtcctcacccagggagaccaggttcctgtagttctccGACATCACATCTgtgtacagtttctgctgagcTGGGTCCAGGCATTCCCACTCCTCCTGAGAGAAATCCACAGCCACATCCCTGAAGGTCACATCCCTGAAGGTTATCGGTTCCTAAAGTCAAAGACACATTAATGAGAGTCCACAGCCTGAGTTTATAACGTCATGCAACATGAAAACACGGTTGGAAGTGGTTCTGGCCTAGGAGAAATTGATCCAGTAAGATCATTTTCACCCAGCAACATATATTTTTGGCTGAGTGtttctgagagagaaacaggTCACACAAACTGGtttgtgagagatgagaagcatcaattcatgttgtggcacttttagttgttcattaactacGTTCTGATAcgagccttgaccaggtggccatagctgagccagcgacccgtTATGAGTTGATGTTGCTCACTTATCCCCCTTTCTCGGCCTCcaggtttctctttctcctctatcaaaaatcaataaataaaatataaaaaaaataaggaattggGAACTACCTCACTAAGCAGGAACATCAGAAGTAGAGAATTACAGGTTGCAGGTCCAAAATCCATTGAGGttaggaggaaaagcaaacacagcctctgcccaggACACATCTCTTACCTGAGAAGCAGCCATTCTGTCCTGGTCCTGTTCTGCCTTTTTTCCTCAAGTGACAATATGTTGAGGAGTCAAGTCTGCACTTCAagaatgtgccaccacaggtgtccACACAGCTCCTTTATCCAGTTCCACCTCAGTCACAGACAGgaggacctggaaatgctgagaaggTCACActctcctgtccttcctcactGGAGTCAGCCAAAAGTGCTCCTACAGGGAGaccacactgtattattttcctgtcTTCACCTGTCCGTCCTCCCTCAGACGTCCACGCATTCCCACAGCAATGAGAACGGGCGCTGCTCTCCTGAACGCCCAAACCCAACACAACACCCTGTCACCTCCCCTGAccatccctgctccccactctcactaatgcatcctggGTACTGTCCTCTCTGCAGTATGTCTGTGCCTCCCCACTcacctttccctgtctctctcctaagctctgaGGGCTCCTCTTCTGCCTTTGAAACTTCTTCCTTGAGCCCCCTTCTGCTTCTgtgacttatttttattgttgagtcaGAGAGCAGAACCGATATGTACCGACAGGCTGTAAGGAAggaacatgagaagcatcaattcttcactgcagttcCTTGGTTGttctttggttgctttctcatatgtgccttgatggggaaggggggggactacagcagagcgagtaacctcttgctcaagccagtgaccttgggtttcaaacctgggtcatcttcATCCTAGTcccatgttttatccactgtgacaccacctggtcaggatactTCTgtgaattctaaataaaatttatcatataaaaacaaaaacagaaccaaATGCTTCCAGGATCCTTCCTGCTCATCCCTGGGCTCACCCTGCAATCACCTGAAACAGCTCATGAAAACAATGCTACCTGACctacggtggtgcagtggataaagtggtgaTCTAGAACACtcaggttgctag
The Saccopteryx bilineata isolate mSacBil1 chromosome 3, mSacBil1_pri_phased_curated, whole genome shotgun sequence DNA segment above includes these coding regions:
- the LOC136328829 gene encoding large ribosomal subunit protein eL39-like — translated: MSSHKTFSIERFLAKKQNQNWPIHQWIRIKTGNKIRYNSKRRHWRRTKVGQ